TGCAAATAATATTTACTTGTAAACTTATTCtattagtaaaattttaaagttcTTGAGAAAGGCTTGCTCTGAAAGGTAGGGTCAGGTGAAAGTATCTGTGTTTATGTAAATTCATGGCTGCCATTTCTTCATTCCATTGTGCTCTTATGCAGTCTACAACAACAAGACAAAGTGTGACCTGGATAAAAGAACTCCTAACTGAGAACAAGGAATGgaataatcaattaataaaGTGTTTGTTTTTTTCAGAAATTGCTTAAAGTATTCTTTCAGTTAATATTGAAGACCGAGAGGACCGAATATCCTGAGTTTTTCACAAGTCTGGTAATTATGAAGTAGCATCAGCATATCGAGTGACTTACCATTTTCACCACCCACCAATTGAGTTCTGTCCACCTATAGCTCAATGTAGTGATATTTGGAAAGATTTGTGAAAAATGAGATTACCCCCGAAGATCAAATTCTTTCTCTGGCGTGCCCTCCATGGAAGACTTTCTATCCTGTTGAACCTCCAGCGGCGAATCCCATCAATTTGTGCGATTTGCCCCCGGTGTCAGATAGGAGAGGAATCGACTATGCACTGCTTATTCACCTGCAATAAGGCAAAAGAAGTATGGCTCAAAAGTTCATTTGCAGGTGTGACAAtaggagaagaggaagaggaactCTATCAGTGTTGGAGGAGAAAAAAAACTTACCTATCAGGAACTGGAGGTGATCATCAAAACTTACTCTTGGTTGGAATTGTGTGCTGGAATATTTGGAGAGCTCAGAACTGCTTGGTTTTTGAACATAAAAAAATTCCACCGAAAGTGACAGACCGAATTTCTCGAAGAATGTTGATGGAAGCGGTGACTATTTCCCTAATTCTCTTCCAGTGAAACGTTAGGGATTAAAGCCCTTTTTAAATCTTCTGTCCTTTTAATATATCATTTctaattctttcttttattgtgtTTGTTTTATAACTCTGCACggaaattgattgaaaatttctaattctctcttttttttgtcttacatgaacttcttgtattccttggATTATGAAATGAATATCACTTgactttggaaaaaaaaaatttaaaacttccCCAAATATTCAACGCATCTTTCTCTTTTGGGGGTTCTGTTGTTGTTTAGTTGTATGAAGGGAGACTAGGATAAGTTGGTGTATTTTAGGACTTTTAAGAAGGTATGCCTATGTTGTGTATGTTGCGCTCTTGGGTCACTCAAGGGTCCAACCTCAAATATTCTGTTTTAGTTCATAAATTATATCGTCTTCTTCACTTAAAttctaaaactttaaattattttagataaaaatttaaatgtaatcatctttatataaaattaatatttgaaaattattaaataattatttaattaaatctattaaattatttaataatttttatcaattaattttatataaaaataattgtatgtgagtatttatttttttgtttttcacattATTTCTTAACCCACAAGTCAAGAATTAATCCATCGCAAATTGGagtattcatttttattttaattttaccaaTCATTAATCTATCGGATccaaatttattaactaatgaCTTTTTTGGATTTTACGACTAACGACTGAGAAATGGGTTGATGGCTTGTCTATCCAAATATACAAAGGCTCATCCAAACCCAAAACGTTCAGTCTAAAAACAAAACCCAAAAACTGAAGTTCGAcccaagaaaagaaagaccaaTCCAAAAACTAAATAAGAGAGATCCTCATTTGTCAAGAAGATTCAAAGCTGCTACAATTCGAAAGCAATGGCGAAGCTCAAAGAAAATGACGATCCCAGAATCAAGAAGAACAACAGGAACCATGGCTCTACGGGCTTCTTCGTCTTCGTTGATTACcttttcatcttcattttcaTCTGTTTCTTATGCTTCATCATCTACAAGTTTATCGGCATTTGAATCCTCAttcgaaataaaataaataaataacacaaTGCATCAGGTATCAACTTTACTCGTTAATTAGATGCTTCATATGTTCTATGTTCATGTCTTAACAAGCATTTGCAGCATTTCCTTGATCTCTTGATTTACTTGTATTCTCAtctttgatttaattaataattttattcaatCGTGACCtacattgctttttcttgttattatttatgTACATAATGTTGTATCATGGAAATCATTGGATGTAATTTTTGGTAGttgtattaattattattattttgctgattttcttttcttttctttggtgcaGGATATTATCTATTTGACATGCCCTATGGCAGATCTGGTTCCAAGCTGCAATGCCATGGCAGGTGTCGGTTTTGGTTTATCAGACTCTACCATGTTTTTCTTGAATGTATCATCCTATTCTTTACTTAGAAAGTTTTGCTCTAGAATCCCAAATTTTGCATAGTTGATTATATTTTGTGAGTTACATTTGATCCCTCCTCACATTCAATTCTACTAAAACAATGTAGCTAAAATACCTATAACATTTTTCTATTTAGTGTTTTTGTATCATCATCTCCCTTGGCTATGATAATCAAGGATGACAATGTGTGACAGCTAAAATCAGTTTCAAAATATAAAGGGGTTGGTTATAGAAATCCAAATTGATTTTGATTCTTACAGCAGACTAATCTCTCTTTTCATCTAAGAGTTGTGTTACTTGGACAACTATAATTCGATTTGAATTTAGATCCTCTGAAGTGAGGAGGTTAGTAAAGTTATAGTGAGTGATTAATCACTATTGAATTTGTAATTCCGAAACCCTACTTTCTTAATTTAAGAATGATTTACCCTGCATTTAATCACTGTCAATTTTCTCACTTTAGAGAAGTTTGATCCGATTTATTTGTCCTATGAACACCTAACGCAATCTTACTTGTGGAGTTGATGAACTAGATGTCAACACGGTGTACAACTATGAAAAATGAACTAGTTACATTTCCTTTCATTTCATACTTGAATGTGTCATCTTTTCTGTGTTAAGAAAATTTTAATCTGGAGTACCATATTTTCATAGTTGATTTCTTGTCACATTAACTGTAGTATAGTAAGACAATGTAGCTATAACATTTGCTATTTGGTATCATCTTCTGCCTTGGCCATGATACAGAAGGATGACAACTAAATCAGATGAATGTAGTTTTGAGTTACATTTGATCCCTTATCACATCTAGCTTCAGTAAGTCAATATAGCTATaacattttctatttattagTATCATCTTCTACTCTTACAGAATGATGAGAGTGTGACGGCTAAAAGGTTGGTTTTAGAGATGCAAAATTGATTGTGACAGCAAAATAATCATTCTTTTTTGCCTCATAAACATTGGAATGAGGGActtcttttgaaaaatgctgATATTCTGGTCTCTGGATCAAAGGACAAACTTGCTTAATGGTGCTAACTAGTGTCTCAATATCTTTCAAAGGGGAGAGGGCCAAAACTTCGCAATATATTGTGTAATTatgtctattttttaaattttctcatTGATATGTGGGGGCCCCCCAAACTAATTCTTTGCATGTGATAGACCCTTGTGTTACTTCAGCCTGTTGCATGTTGATGGTACACCTACTATGGATTTAAGTGCATCATTTTCTGTCTTTCAGGATGATGTGAGATGCTgaggaaaaataaatgaatttgtTGCCATAATCCCATAGTTGTTATTCCTTCATGCATTTATTCATAACGTATCATTTATGGACAGTTAGATTTATTTTTAAGAGTGAAATTGGAAGTTTGAAAGGTCTGTGATGTGTTTCAATGTTCAGTTTCAAGGGGATTGATTATTATGTCCTGCTTGGTATCAGTTTTTTGCGATTGCCAACATTAGTTCAGTGTGATGTGTTGCTTAAATATGAAGTCTGCATTAATTTTTGGTCAATTAGTTTGCATTAATTTATGATAATGTTATACtaagtaaatatatattcttatgTGAATGCTAAAGCGTTCTAGAGAAAGTAAGGAGTGcagtattttttgaattttaaactcTAGTTTAaatcattaatataaaatataataaaattgaggATTAAGATTTGTTTATAATAAAGAGTGCATCACTCTTTACTAATTCTTGAGCATGTTACCATTTCTAATAACGAAAAATTAAAGCACAGATCATGTTGACtatgaaaaatataaactaacTTGATACCTATCAAAGATTGGATCAACGTTCGATAAAATTACCTAATGAACTATCtattttgaataatttgttGAATTAACCCAATCTTTTCTGAATATAGAGTTAGTTTACATCTTTTATGATTAGAACTATCAGAATCTGAGTCTTTTATAACCAAAGATGATAGTttattccaattttttttagatatagCATGCGTGTTAATTACCCAAATTCTTGCCACATATAGAGTATTGACTAATaattaaacaacaaaaaatatatagattACAAGAAAAAACCACAAAAGATGTAGCAGAGCGGTCCTTAGTGTCCAAACCAAGTAGAAGCCAGTGTGTTACAAGCACACATATTTATTTGTAGAAAGCGCACAcaaaaagaaggaaacaaaACGGCAAAATCTTAATCAAACCATAAGAACAGTCACACCATTACAAATAAACTACTTTAGCTATTGCACTAATGCATGACTGAAACTCATGGATGAACTGAGCCTGGAATTCTGCCACCACTGCCACCAGGAACCGGAACCTCGAATCCGGGGTTTGGTACAAAGGTGTCATCGCCACCGGGAACATAACTGCGGCCAGTTGGTCCTGCTCCTGCGCCGGCTCCGCCACCTCCAATGCCCCGGGTGAATGGATTATTTGGTATGGTCCCAAGAGGTGGAAATCTCACTGGTCCAAAGCCAGGAATGTGCACTCCTCCATGAGACTTGAACAAGAATTTCTTGTCATCATTGTTGGGATTCACAGCAATGGTGCGTGCAGAAACAGAGAAAAGAAGGATGTTGGATATGAGAATAAGTGCAATGAAATAAGAGGAAGCTTTGTGAGCCATTTTTAAGACAAGCTAGCTAGCTAGTATGTTTTAATAGTTATGCTTTGTATCTTTTCTGTGTTGAAGAATGAATTGTAGTGCATGCATTATATATAGTTTCTGTTCTTCGGTTCTGATGCAGAGTTGAGAGTGAACTTTGGCGGCGAGTAAATTGTTTCTCTACTTGATGAGTAAATGTGGTTGGCGGGGATATGATCCCAATTCACAAATGCATGGGGTTGGGATACTACTACTTTGGTAGTTGATCATCACTGATTCTTTTTCAGGACAAGTTCATGAGTTAAAAAATGGTTAAAATGTTGGTGGGaatctcttattattattacatgcTATTTGTGGAAGATTGTCACCAATGTTATGGCGGCCACTAAATGGTGCCTTCAGCCATTCACATGGCTGATTTATGCACCGCGGTCTAATAATAAAATGCTTCCAATTGCTTCAAGCTATATTTCGGAGAAAACTTTTAACTCTTCTTAAAAAAGAaatcttcatcattttctctaaatcATTCGATTTTCGATGATTAAAATCAGTCGTAGAGAAATTATTAGTCGGATGTTTTAGTGTTCAACCAATTTTGTTATACAAATCATTCCACACATCATATTATTTATCTATGAAAAAGGATTGAtctaaagttttaaaaatttataaaaactgttgtcttttattaaataacgaaaaagattattttatctaattttttgccaaaatttaatataaaaattaatatgaattacaaaataaaaaattataaattgatttaatggttatattaaaatttgctgataattaaattaatcaattaaaaattttttgaggaCTAATTTAGGATATTACTCATTTTGGATTAGTTACTAAACGATGCGTTTTAGATGAGGGTCTTCTTTGGATTCGGTGTAAAGCAGGATGCTCTCTATGCATCATCTTTCAAGGGAAACAGTCATCTGACCCCTGTCTGGTTGCTATCGCCGCCGGAGGAGTATGCTGAAGACTTTCAAAAGCTTGGCCGCCGTTAATCTGTCTTGACTCCGTGGTCGCAACCTGATCTCTCGACAGCGCTCTCGTACCAGTTGAAGCTGTGCATTTATATAGAACCTATTCAACCCCCTAAGATTCAGAGCAGTGAGAGGACCCCTCGCCAAATTCCCTTCGAAGCCTCCGCCTGGACATGGCATCCGTGGCCCTCCTAAGTCGCCGCCGCTGAATCCGCCCTGGTCCTCCTCTACCTCTCGATCCTGCAGCTCCCACTCTGTAACAGCCTCGCCTCGGGTTGCATGCAATCTTCTGTCTCAGATCCTTTAGGATCTGGATAAAACCTGCCTTTCCTGCCTTGAATTTTGGTTCGAGCCTTTCCTGTTTTGTCTGCCGCAAGATGAATTTATGGAGGATCTTTTCTGCTCCTAGCTGGCGATCTATGCATGATGCTGGCGCCACCGCATTAAGGATGACGACGGGTTCCCCCACCACCTTGACCCTCAGCAGTTCCCGTGCCTTCCCACCATTGCCTTCCCTCGCCGTCTTGCATTGGTCCGTCCCAGCTTCTTCCCGACAGGAGTTTGGAGCAAGAAAAGCCCTTTCCGACCCACTTTCTCCCTTGCCCAGAATTCGGAATCCCGCAGCACCACTAGAATCGTCTTGGATTGCAGCTGATCTTCTGTCTCAGATCCTTGATGATCTGGATAAATCCCTAACCTTCCTCTCTCATTACCTGGTTCGAACACTTCCAATCTCCCTGCTCACAatcttctttttgttcttttgtaattactATTTCACATCTGAGCCTCTCTTGTAATGATGCTTTGTATGTCTACAGGTGGTTTGATGCTCCAATTTGCTTGTAATGTGTCTGATTCTGCTGCTTTGGCCACTGCATGCGCTAGCCGATTCCCGTTCCTGGGGGTCCAAGTTATTCCCTTCTCAGGTAGACTTTCCATTAAAATATGAATGTCTTGGATTATGGCCAACGCCTCACCTAAAGCTGTGTTAGATTTAATTGCTTGAACTAGCTTTAAGTTGTCAGATTCTATTAGAGTTCTGCCTATTTGTAGATTATTTACTATGATCAGTGCTTGTCTTATAGCCTGAGCTTCTGCAATAATACTTGATTTGGCCTGAATTTTACCTGAGAAGCCTAATATGATCCTCCCCTTATGATCTCTGATTACCACAGATATTGCACCTCTTCCAGTATCCTTCTTGAAGGCTGCGTCAACGTTTGCTTTCAACCAGTTCTCAGGGGGAGGTCTCCATTTCAGCAGGTTAGTTTTGCTCCTATTTACTTCTATTTTCTGTGTCTGCTGTTTCTCTGCTAGTTTCCAGTATGTTGCCTCTAGTGTTATTGCCCTGCAAATTGTCCATCTAGGATTTACCTGCTGTTGTTGAAATATCTTGTTGTTCCTCGTTTTCCATATTTCCCACATGAGAAATCCTAGTTTGCTTATTCTCCTCTCCTGGTCCCCTCCACCACCTGCTCTCAATTTCTTTATGCATTCGACCATCCAATTACCGATTGAGGTAACTGTCTCTTTTGTTGGGATCCATTGGCATTCCGCTCCGAACCATGTTGCCCTAGCCCAATCGCATAGTAGTAGTGCATGTTCTATTGTCTTTGAGCTTTTTAAACATATTTGACAGATTGGATCTGATgccatttttcttttgtataagTTAGAGCCTACTGGTAATATATCATGACATGCTTTCCATATAAACATTCTAATCTTCTGCGGGACTTCCATTCTCCACACCTCCTTCCATATCTCTCTTTTATCTTCACTCGTTGATGGATTTCCAAATTTTATTCCCTGCCCAACTCTCCTTGCAGCATAATATCCAGTTCTTATTGAGTAGTTTCcatcttccctccatggccaaTACAAGTTATCCTCTCTGTTTATTGCGCTAACTGGGGTGCTAAGGATCTCATTGCAGATTTCTTGGGAGAATTTGCTTTCAATCTTCCTTTTGTTCCACCCTTCCCCACTTACAATAAGATCCTTTACCCTCGCATCATCTGTGCTGTTTATATTCAGAGGCCCGCTCCTTCCAGCAATCCAATTATCTTTCCAAATGCTGACTTTGGAACCGTCTCCTATGCTCCATTTTGCGTTTTCTCTTAGTAGCTCTCTTCCATGTAGTATGCTTTTCCAGACCCATGAGGCGCCCTTTTTACCCTTCGCTGTCCAAAAGTTGCCGCCCGGAAAGTAAATCGATTTCAGTATTTGTACCCAGATTGCATTCGGGTTCTTCAATGCTCTCCATGCTTGTTTTGCAAGGTAGGCAGTATTTTGCTTTTCCAGGTCCTTGAACCCCAGCCCCCCATCTCTCTTACTCTCAGTAATGCTGTCCCATTTCTTCCAATGGATGCCCCGTTCCTTCCCCGATGCTGCCCACCAGAATCTTGCTACCTTAGCACAAATCCTCCTGCAAAAACTCTTAGGGAACTTTATGACATTCATGATATATGATGGCATTGCCTGAATTACTGCCTTTATTAGTGTTTCTTTGCCTGCTTGATTCAGCAACTTTTCCTTCCATCCTTCTAGTTTATTCATGATCTTCTCTTCAATCCATGCTAGAGCCTTGTTTTGAGATCTTCCCCACATAGATGGTAACCCCAAGTATTTTCCTGGCGTGTCCCATGTTTTCATTCCTAAAATATCCTCTATATTTACCCTCGTTTGTATCGATACTTGGCTTCCAAAGGAAATGCCTGACTTGTTCATATTGATCCTTTGTCCGGATGCTTCTGTGTATTCATTTAGCACGGTTATAATCTGATATATCTCCTCCTCATTCGCTTTCGCAAATATGATACAATCGTCTGCGAACAACAAGTGAGTAATTGCCGGAGCTGTTGGGGCTATTTTAATACCTGTTATATTGCCTTTCACCTTTGCGTCCTGCATTAGGATCGTGAATACCTCAACTGCTAAAATGAAAAGGTATGGGGATAATGGATCCCCTTGTCTAAGGCCCCTCTGAGGCTTGATCCTCTTCGATAGCTCTCCATTAACCTTTACCCTATAACTTGCACTTCTTACACATTTCATTACCAACTCAACCCATTTTTCAGCGAACCCAAGTTTTATGAGCACCTTTTCAAGGAAATCCCATTCAAGCCTGTCATATGCCTTGTTCATGTCCAACTTAATTGCCATATTTTGCGAtccctctcttcctcttttgTTTAGGCTATGATAAACTTCTTGAACAATAACTACATTATCCTGTATAAGTCTTCCTCCCACAAAAGCACTCTGGGTTGGGGACACTATCTCCTGGAGGAGCCCTTTCAGCCTCAACACAATGATCCTagttatgattttgtaaataaagTTGCAGCAACTTATTGGTCTTAATTGATTGAGATCTTCCGGATCCTTGACCTTTGGAATTAAAACTACTATGGTTTCGCTAATCTCTTCCGGCAAGAACCCGTTCCGAAAAAATTCCTTGACTACTGCACATACTTCCTTCTTGATTATCTCCCAATGTTTTTGATAAAATAGTCCATTCAGGCCATCTGGTCCAGGAGCCTTGAGGCTGCCCATGCTAAAAACTGCTTTCCGGATTTCCTCTTCTGTGACTTCTGAGATCAGCTCCTTATTCATGCTTTCCGTGACTCTTACTGGAATATTTCTTATGACCGGGTTACAATTCCTGTTTTTGCTTGATGTAAACAGCGCGTCAAATCTTTCCTCGATGTGCTTCATAATTTCTTTCCTATCCTCTATCCATGAGCCCGCCTCATTTCTAAGCTTTTCGATTCggtttcttcctcttctttgaatGGTTGTGGCATGGAAAAAAGATGTGTTCTTGTCTCCCCATTTTAGCCACTTCAACCTGGCTCTTTGCCCCCAATATTTTTCCTCCTGTTTCCATAATGTAGCTATATTCTCCTTTATCCGCTGTGTTTTCTCCTGTTTATCTGGTGTTAAATCTGAATCCTGTAGCTTCTTTAGCTCCTCCTTTAGCTTTTGAATTTCTTTGTCTGCTCGTTTTATTGTCCTCCTGCTCCACTTCGTAAGCTCCTCTTTGCAATTTTCCATTCTTGTTGTAATTCCTTTCCAGGCGCATCCTTGGACGTTTTCCTTTTCCCATCCCTTTCTCACTATATTCTCGCACTCCTCATGATCAGTCCAAAAAGCCTCAAATTTGAAGCTCTTCTCTACCTTTTGAACCTGATTTATGACCAGCACTAATGGGCAATGATCTGAACTAATAGCTGGCAAAGCTTTGAGTGATGCCTGCTGATATAAGACTCTCCATTCCCAATTAACTAGTGCCCTATCTATCCTCTCCCTTGTGATAAATCCATTCCTCGGATTTCCGAACCATGTGAATCTTCCTCCTTTGATATCTAAGTCCATAAGATAGTTCATATCTACAAACTTCCTGAATTCTCTTACCTGACTTTGTGGCTTTGGATGTAGGcctattttctcttcttggcTTAAAATGTCATTGAAATCCCCAATGAATAATTGTGGTTCCCCTTTGTTGATGTTGTTCTCTGTGATAGCTCTCCATTGCTCTTTTCTCCTTTCAAAACATGGGTTTCCGTATATAAAATTGCACTCCCATATTCTTCCTTTTCTATCATCAATATGAGTTTTTATATGGTTATCATTCCAGaagtaaatattaatattatatatttcattCCACAAAAGGCATAGCCCTCCGGACAGCCCCCGGGGTTCTATGTGAAATACATGCTCAAAATGTAATCTTCTTTTTAACTTCTTAATAGTACTTTCTCTAGCTCTAGTCTCCATTAGAAACACTATTGCGGGCTTCAGTTGCTTGCACATGCTGTGCAGTTCAGAAACTGTCGCAGGAGCCGCTACCCCGCGGCAGTTCCAGCTTATTATGCTCATGGTTGAGTTGGGGGCATGTGTAGGCCCGCCTCCTCAGCCATTAAGTCTTCCAAGTCAAGTCTGATTTGTGGTCCTTCCTCATGAACTCCTTCTTCTGTTTCTTTTCTGCTCcatttgttcttcttgttggcCCTCAACATCTGCATggcttcctcttcttccatccCAAATCCTGCAGTCTGCTCTAGTGGGttctcttctcttcctcttttaaGCTGTAATTTTCTCTCCATTCTTTGAACAAGTTCTGTTTCGTATTCCCTGGCTACTACAATTGCTTTGCTGTTCTTCTGCTCTATTTCCTATTCTTCTTCTGCTAGTTCTACGTAATAGAAACCTCCTTCGCTCTCAGTGACTATCTGCTTGCCTTTCTGTTCTGACtctctttcatttattttatattgtttcATTAATCCATCTATGTCCATCTTGTTTCTCTGGTGGGcctcctcttctccttcttctatgattttcttccttttttcttccACCATGTTTTTGTTGAACTCCTTCAATAATTCTCTAATGGTAAGgttcctttcttcttcaattgGCCCACTTCTAGCCTGTTGTCTATTTCTATTGGGCCCCTGGTTAGTGAAAGCCCATGCCCCTCTTTCTGTAATGAATGTTCTTCTTATGCTTGGCCCACTTCTTTCTTTATGCTTCCTAGGAATCCTGTTGCTCTCCTCCACATTGTATTCTGCCTTGTCTTTTCTTTTGGCCTCCTTCACGTTTCCCATTGATACTGACTCACTGGCCTGCTGGTTTTGTGGGGTAGCCCCTTTATCTTGATCTTGCCCTTCTTGTCTTGCCACTTGTCTCTCCCCCATTTGTTCTTGTGGATTTGCTAATCTGTCCCAAGATTTGGCAGAGGCACTTGCTTGAGAGCTTCTCACACTTCTTAGGTCTGACTCCCCTCTGCCTTTCTGTGCTTGTCTTTTCAGCCATTCCCTACCTTGCCAGCTTCTTTCACGCGCCTCCCATAGCTCCTCCACCCAGTTGTTCTGTTCCTCCTTCCTCCTCCTTATCCCTGCTCTTCTAGCCTCATTCTCTATTGATCTCAGCCCTGGAGTTGTGAGTTCAGGCCCATATCTAGGTATTTCTGGATTTACTAATGATCTCAATAGCTCCTCCTCACATGCTCTTTTATCATGTCCAATCCTCCCACACTTGTAACAATAATCACACAGTTTTTCGTATTTGAATTCAGCCCATGAATGGCTTCCATCATTCCTTTTAAACCAAAATCCAGTTTTCAATGGTGCTTGAATATTTATCTCCACTCTGACCCTCAAAAAAGCTCTAAGCATGTTTCCCTCAACAAATGGATCTTCTGCACTTATCACTCTACCTACTATGGCTCCTATTTTCTCAGCATttttaatgttaattttatcaTAAGGTAAACCATGTATTTGGACCCAAATAGGAAGTTGATTGTAGTTTACCTCTTCTATGGACAGGTTTGAACTCCACCATTGCAGACTTAGCATATGCCCTTCTATTCTCCATGGTCCACCTTCATATGCTCTTCTGGCCTCCTCCTGACTTT
The genomic region above belongs to Arachis duranensis cultivar V14167 chromosome 3, aradu.V14167.gnm2.J7QH, whole genome shotgun sequence and contains:
- the LOC107477974 gene encoding putative cell wall protein, producing MAHKASSYFIALILISNILLFSVSARTIAVNPNNDDKKFLFKSHGGVHIPGFGPVRFPPLGTIPNNPFTRGIGGGGAGAGAGPTGRSYVPGGDDTFVPNPGFEVPVPGGSGGRIPGSVHP